The following are encoded in a window of Microcaecilia unicolor chromosome 14, aMicUni1.1, whole genome shotgun sequence genomic DNA:
- the CCT3 gene encoding T-complex protein 1 subunit gamma, which produces MMGRPVLVLSQNMKRESGRKVQTGNINAAKTIADVIRTCLGPRAMMKMLLDPMGGIVMTNDGNAILREIQVQHPAAKSMIEISRTQDEEVGDGTTSVIILAGEMLAVAEQFLAQQIHPTVIISAYRKALDDIITTLKENSTSVDVNNREMMLKIINSAINTKVISRWSDLACSIALDAVKTVELEENGRKEIDIKKYAKVEKIPGGIIEDSSVLRGVMINKDITHPKMRRNIKNPRIVLLDCSLEYKKGESQTDIEITREEDFARILQLEEEYIQQICEDIIRLKPDVIFTEKGVSDLAQHYLMKANITAIRRVKKTDNNRIARACGARIASRTDELREEDVGTGAGLFEIKKIGDDYFTFITECKDPKACTIILRGASKEILAEVERNLQDAMQVCRNVLIDPYLVPGGGAVEMAVAHVLTEKSKAMTGVEQWPYRAVAQALEVIPRTLIQNCGASTIRVLTSLRAKHTQEGSQTWGVNGETGTLADMKELGIWEPLAVKQQTYKTAVETAILLLRIDDIVSGHKKKGDEQNRPAPEPAQD; this is translated from the exons ATGCTTCTGGACCCAATGGGTGGAATTGTCATGACCAATGATGGAAATGCTATTCTTAGAGAG ATTCAGGTTCAGCATCCAGCAGCAAAATCAATGATTGAGATCAGTCGGACACAAGATGAGGAGGTTGGAGATGGGACCACGTCTGTCATTATTCTTG CTGGAGAAATGTTGGCTGTTGCAGAGCAGTTCCTAGCACAACAGATACACCCCACTGTGATTATTAGTGCGTATCGGAAGGCTCTGGACGACATCATCACCACCCTGAAAGAAAACAG CACATCAGTGGATGTGAATAACCGTGAGATGATGTTGAAAATCATCAACAGTGCCATTAACACCAAAGTGATCAGTCGCTGGTCTGACTTAGCTTGTAGCATTGCCCTCGATGCTGTGAAAACAGTCGAGTTGGAGGAAAACGGCCGAAAGGAAATTGACATTAAGAAATATGCTAAAGTAGAAAAG ATTCCTGGAGGTATAATCGAAGATTCTTCTGTCTTGCGTGGAGTAATGATAAATAAAGACATCACTCATCCCAAGATGCGCAGGAATATCAAGAATCCACGCATTGTTCTACTGGACTGTTCACTGGAGTACAAGAAAGGAGAGAGCCAG ACGGATATTGAGATCACCCGGGAGGAAGACTTTGCCCGCATCTTGCAGCTGGAGGAAGAGTACATACAGCAGATCTGTGAGGACATTATCCGGCTGAAACCAGATGTCATTTTCACTGAGAAAGGAGTCTCGG ACTTGGCCCAGCATTACCTAATGAAGGCCAACATCACAGCCATTCGCAGAGTCAAGAAAACAGACAACAACCGAATTGCCAG GGCCTGTGGTGCTCGGATTGCCAGTCGCACAGATGAGCTTCGTGAAGAGGATGTGGGCACTGGAGCAGGactttttgaaattaaaaaaataggtGATGATTATTTCACCTTTATCACAGAGTGCAAGGATCCCAAAGCCTGCACCATCATTCTTCGGGGCGCTAGTAAAGAGATTCTTGCA GAGGTGGAACGGAATCTTCAAGATGCCATGCAAGTGTGTCGTAATGTCCTGATTGACCCATATCTGGTACCAGGTGGAGGTGCCGTGGAGATGGCAGTGGCTCATGTTTTGACAGAAAAATCAAAAGCCATGACAGGAGTAGAACAGTGGCCCTACCGCGCAGTTGCTCAGGCCCTTGAAGTCATTCCAAGGACGCTGATCCAGAATTGTGGTGCCAGCACCATCCGTGTGTTGACCTCACTAAGA GCAAAACATACCCAGGAAGGAAGTCAGACATGGGGAGTCAATGGAGAGACTGGTACATTGGCAGATATGAAGGAGTTGGGTATTTGGGAGCCTCTGGCTGTCAAGCAACAAACCTACAAGACAGCAGTTGAA ACTGCTATTCTGCTCCTTCGAATTGACGATATTGTCTCTGGTCACAAGAAGAAAGGTGATGAACAAAATAGACCTGCTCCAGAGCCGGCCCAGGACTGA
- the GLMP gene encoding glycosylated lysosomal membrane protein has translation MWFVRRLLFLLLQVSLCWGGSEPYRREVHLDAVSGPNSSVSNLLHVRAVGYSDTIHYVWGTLGAPTVLLVYSNSSKSTLNVNWTKLFSPFPSGAVRIEPAESILYSTAIAFTKIFEYDDSNNTANFSGAPESAFYPAYNLADFVWGDVSKTLNTTALSAEFQGVNASDPAKHFQNGSVSFRVSAYKEGSRDLLPPHLLYTANCSKVEFVMAEVAPRGKKSRFVLEMVTLEKKNGQKRTDSVWSIDDEYTPTIFEMAQLISDVQNHSRAQGFLQWKAVAYGDPSSSRAEAVPCRYHQLHNVSETWPLPDLAVAFFGEDVREHYNVEALNVSFGVADGEFYEKHNYLIWSAVLGFGTPPRDSFSTLVIAIMAVALGMPAVLLIVGFITMCILKKKRYSEYEPIN, from the exons ATGTGGTTCGTGCGCCGACTTTTGTTTCTCTTACTGCAAGTGAGCCTGTGCTGGGGGGGCTCCGAGCCCTACAGGAGGGAG GTGCATCTAGATGCCGTCTCTGGTCCCAACAGCTCAGTGTCGAACCTGCTGCATGTAAGGGCAGTGGGCTACAGCGACACAATCCACTATGTGTGGGGCACACTGGGAGCCCCCACCGTATTGCTGGTGTACAGCAATAGCAGTAAGAGCACCTTGAACGTCAACTGGACAAAGCtgttctccccctttccctcggGGGCCGTCCGTATCGAGCCGGCAGAGAGCATCTTGTATTCCACAGCTATCGCCTTCACAAAG ATCTTCGAATATGATGACAGTAACAACACTGCAAACTTCTCTGGTGCCCCTGAAAGCGCTTTCTACCCTGCATATAACCTGGCAGACTTTGTCTGGGGCGATGTGAGCAAGACCCTGAACACCACAGCCCTGAGCGCAGAGTTCCAGGGTGTGAATGCATCCGACCCGGCGAAACACTTTCAGAACGGAAGCGTTTCCTTCCGG GTCTCCGCGTACAAAGAGGGCAGTCGTGATCTCCTCCCACCTCACCTCCTTTACACCGCCAACTGCTCCAAGGTGGAGTTTGTGATGGCCGAGGTGGCCCCTCGAGGCAAGAAATCTCGATTTGTGCTGGAGATGGTGACCCTAGAGAAGAAGAATGGGCAGAAGAGGACAGATTCTGTCTGGAGCATCGATGATGAGTACACCCCTACAATTTTTGAG ATGGCGCAGCTGATCTCTGATGTCCAGAACCATAGTCGTGCCCAGGGTTTCCTGCAGTGGAAGGCGGTGGCTTACGGTGACCCCAGCAGCAGCCGAGCTGAGGCCGTGCCATGTCGCTATCACCAGCTGCATAATGTCAGTGAGACCTGGCCCCTGCCTGACTTGGCTGTTGCCTTCTTTGGGGAGGATGTGAGAGAACACTACAATGTGGAGGCCCTCAATGTCTCTTTTGGGGTTGCCGATGGAGAGTTTTATGAGAAGCACAATTACCTAATCTG GTCAGCTGTGCTGGGCTTTGGGACCCCTCCCAGGGATTCCTTCTCTACCCTGGTGATTGCAATCATGGCTGTGGCACTGGGGatgcctgcagtgctgctgatCGTGGGGTTCATTACAATGTGTATCCTGAAGAAGAAACGTTACTCTGAGTACGAGCCAATAAATTGA